One genomic region from Myxococcales bacterium encodes:
- the hflX gene encoding GTPase HflX codes for MELHGNTKGLSPSAERTLLRLYRRRVPIEHLATPELVRSLVDASIDTGRQVGVLVHRSGQVDTVIVGDAGKLMLPDIGRLRAAEGRFRALRLIHTHVRGEPLTHDDLVDLVRLRLDVVCAVQMAPRGEPRGFVYAHNVADEPPYRIVGPLPIARIGELHVGQLMASLEADFAKRIRSREVRGKDGRAILVQVYKKDDRNIHPEESLRELHELARTAGVEVVDAIVQARESIDPKFVLGIGKLEDVVMRAMELDAETLVFDRNLSPAQAAAISAMSDLKVIDRTQLILDIFAQRAESKDGKLQVELAQLKYAMPRLSLKDDSLSRLTGGIGGRGPGETKLEIGRRRAKERVSHLEGELRKLARQRTERRKKRGRDAVPTVAIVGYTNAGKSTLLRALTGADTLIEDKLFATLDTRSRTIRVGWAGYGEREVVVTDTVGFIRDLPKDLFSAFRATFEEAEGADLLLHVVDASDPARDEHMLTTDALLEELGVGDVPRILVFNKVDRLESTERLLLAGAATRARAPVKAEAVVQVSARDRTTTRPLVEAIATALRERWENAAKPPPARDDLPVREMLPWETQAPESADTLDALLLAAGRRRKHAP; via the coding sequence ATCGAGCTTCACGGCAACACCAAGGGGCTCTCCCCGTCGGCCGAGCGCACGTTGTTGCGGCTCTACCGCCGCCGCGTCCCCATCGAGCACCTGGCGACGCCTGAGCTCGTGCGCTCGCTCGTCGACGCATCCATCGACACCGGTCGCCAGGTCGGCGTGCTCGTGCACCGCTCCGGTCAGGTCGACACCGTCATCGTCGGCGACGCGGGCAAGCTCATGCTGCCGGACATCGGCCGCCTCCGGGCCGCCGAGGGGCGCTTCCGCGCGCTTCGCTTGATTCACACGCACGTCCGCGGCGAGCCGCTGACGCACGACGACCTCGTCGACCTCGTGCGGCTGCGCCTCGACGTCGTGTGCGCCGTGCAGATGGCCCCTCGCGGTGAGCCGCGAGGCTTCGTCTACGCGCACAACGTCGCCGATGAGCCGCCCTACCGTATCGTCGGTCCGTTGCCCATCGCGCGCATCGGCGAGCTTCACGTCGGCCAACTCATGGCGTCCCTCGAGGCCGACTTCGCGAAGCGCATACGTTCGCGCGAGGTGCGAGGCAAGGACGGCCGCGCGATCTTGGTGCAGGTCTACAAGAAGGACGACCGCAACATTCACCCGGAAGAGAGCTTGCGCGAGCTTCACGAGCTGGCGCGCACGGCCGGCGTCGAGGTCGTCGACGCCATCGTCCAGGCGCGCGAGAGCATCGATCCCAAGTTCGTCCTCGGGATCGGCAAGCTCGAAGACGTCGTCATGCGAGCCATGGAGCTCGACGCCGAGACGCTCGTCTTCGACCGCAACTTGAGCCCGGCGCAGGCGGCGGCCATCTCGGCCATGAGCGATCTCAAGGTCATCGATCGCACCCAGCTCATTCTCGACATCTTCGCGCAGCGCGCCGAGAGCAAGGATGGCAAGCTCCAGGTGGAGCTGGCGCAGCTCAAATACGCGATGCCGCGGCTCTCGCTCAAAGACGACTCGCTCTCGCGCCTCACCGGCGGCATCGGCGGTCGCGGTCCCGGCGAAACGAAGCTCGAGATCGGCAGGCGGCGCGCCAAGGAGCGCGTCTCGCACCTCGAAGGGGAGCTTCGCAAGCTCGCGCGCCAGCGGACCGAGCGTCGAAAGAAGCGCGGCCGCGATGCGGTGCCCACCGTCGCCATCGTTGGGTACACGAACGCCGGCAAGAGCACGCTGCTCCGCGCGCTCACCGGCGCCGACACCCTCATCGAAGACAAGCTCTTCGCCACGCTCGATACGCGGTCGCGCACCATCCGCGTCGGCTGGGCCGGCTACGGCGAGCGCGAGGTCGTCGTCACCGACACGGTGGGCTTCATTCGCGATCTGCCCAAAGATCTCTTCTCCGCCTTCCGCGCCACCTTCGAAGAAGCGGAAGGCGCCGACCTCTTGCTCCACGTCGTCGACGCCTCAGACCCGGCGCGAGACGAGCACATGCTCACGACCGACGCGCTCTTGGAGGAGCTCGGCGTGGGCGACGTTCCGCGGATCCTCGTCTTCAACAAGGTCGACCGGCTCGAGTCGACGGAGCGGTTGCTCTTGGCCGGCGCGGCAACGCGTGCGCGTGCGCCCGTGAAGGCCGAGGCCGTGGTGCAGGTGAGCGCGCGTGACCGCACGACGACGCGGCCGCTCGTGGAGGCCATCGCGACGGCGCTACGCGAGCGCTGGGAAAACGCTGCAAAGCCACCGCCGGCGCGCGACGACCTACCGGTCCGCGAGATGCTCCCGTGGGAGACGCAAGCGCCCGAGTCGGCGGACACGCTCGACGCGCTGCTCTTGGCGGCGGGACGCCGAAGAAAACACGCGCCCTAG
- the efp gene encoding elongation factor P, with amino-acid sequence MHTTDIRKGLRIQIDGVPYHVIEHTFVKPGKGQAFTRARIRNLTNGNVIERTWKSGESVEIADVEDRTMAYSWAESDTYVFMDTNTGDQIHVEKDKVGDAAKWLVEGLNIDVTLYNGNPVGIDLPPNVVMQVTSSEPGIKGDTASGATKPATVASGAVVNVPLFIKEGEWIKIDTSSGQYLERVNK; translated from the coding sequence ATGCACACGACCGATATCCGCAAGGGCCTTCGCATTCAAATTGATGGCGTTCCGTACCACGTCATCGAGCACACCTTCGTGAAGCCCGGGAAGGGTCAAGCGTTCACGCGCGCCCGCATCCGCAACCTCACGAACGGCAACGTCATCGAGCGGACCTGGAAGAGCGGGGAGTCGGTCGAAATCGCCGACGTCGAAGATCGGACGATGGCCTACTCGTGGGCCGAATCCGACACCTACGTCTTCATGGACACCAACACCGGTGACCAGATCCACGTCGAGAAGGACAAGGTCGGCGACGCCGCCAAGTGGCTCGTCGAGGGCCTCAACATCGACGTCACCCTGTACAACGGCAACCCCGTCGGCATCGACCTCCCGCCGAACGTGGTCATGCAAGTCACGTCCAGCGAGCCTGGCATCAAGGGCGACACGGCCAGCGGCGCCACCAAGCCCGCCACCGTCGCCAGCGGCGCCGTGGTGAACGTGCCCCTCTTCATCAAAGAGGGCGAGTGGATCAAGATCGACACCTCCTCGGGTCAATACCTGGAGCGCGTCAACAAGTAG
- a CDS encoding tetratricopeptide repeat protein, translated as MHDVDEELREIKREIIESRGLVIKTNNLTNALSADIRSIAKRQQDYEKRLSLNSATAYIVFVVVVFIALKFAWDARIDAVKSDTEHKTLENERLKKEVRELQKREEDRARAEMRAAQFYELVRQGKRGELVEAWESIKKEPLSKAEQIAISDAVERAKNELSVSAYAQATDRARAGRWQEAATAYEEALKYKEDSAIAPAARLGLGVAYRKLGKQKEAIPILTALAEGATDKELQDDALYHLGHSQSELQAWNDAKNTWRTLLRKYPDSSFAPEGRLQLAQLTQYH; from the coding sequence GTGCACGACGTCGACGAAGAACTCCGCGAAATCAAGCGCGAGATCATCGAGTCTCGGGGCCTCGTCATCAAGACGAACAACCTGACCAACGCCCTCAGCGCCGACATCCGGTCCATCGCCAAGCGCCAGCAGGACTACGAAAAGCGCCTCTCGCTGAACAGCGCCACGGCGTACATCGTCTTCGTCGTAGTCGTCTTCATCGCGCTGAAATTCGCCTGGGACGCCCGCATCGACGCCGTCAAGAGCGACACCGAGCACAAAACCCTCGAGAACGAGCGCCTCAAGAAGGAGGTCCGCGAGCTCCAGAAGCGCGAGGAGGATCGCGCCCGCGCCGAGATGCGCGCGGCCCAGTTCTACGAGCTCGTGCGCCAGGGCAAGCGCGGCGAGCTCGTCGAAGCGTGGGAGTCGATCAAGAAGGAGCCGCTCTCGAAGGCCGAGCAGATCGCCATCTCCGACGCCGTCGAGCGCGCCAAAAATGAGCTCAGCGTCTCGGCCTATGCGCAAGCGACAGACCGGGCCCGCGCCGGTCGCTGGCAAGAGGCCGCCACGGCCTACGAAGAGGCGCTGAAGTACAAGGAAGACTCGGCCATCGCGCCGGCGGCGCGGCTCGGCCTCGGCGTGGCCTACCGAAAGCTCGGCAAGCAGAAGGAAGCGATCCCGATCCTGACGGCGCTCGCCGAGGGCGCGACCGACAAGGAGCTGCAAGACGACGCGCTCTATCACCTGGGTCACAGCCAGAGCGAGCTTCAGGCCTGGAACGACGCGAAGAACACGTGGCGGACGCTCCTCCGCAAGTACCCCGACTCGTCCTTCGCGCCGGAAGGGCGCCTTCAGCTCGCCCAGCTCACGCAGTATCACTGA